The proteins below come from a single Streptomyces sp. B3I8 genomic window:
- the mug gene encoding G/U mismatch-specific DNA glycosylase: MTRFTPAELEAARDRLVPDVVADGLAVLFCGINPGLMTAATGHHFARPGNRFWPALHLSGFTPRRLHPSEQEELLSYGLGITNVVARASARADELTAEEYREGGRLLTLKVARLRPRWLAVLGVTAYRTAFDDRTAQVGPQPRPLGDTRVWVLPNPSGLNAHWTPTTLAEEFGRLREAATRE; encoded by the coding sequence CTGACCCGCTTCACCCCCGCGGAGCTGGAGGCCGCCCGCGACCGTCTCGTCCCGGACGTGGTCGCGGACGGCCTCGCCGTTCTCTTCTGCGGCATCAATCCGGGACTGATGACGGCCGCGACCGGCCACCACTTCGCCCGCCCCGGCAACCGCTTCTGGCCGGCACTGCACCTGTCCGGATTCACCCCCCGCCGGCTCCACCCCTCCGAACAGGAAGAACTGCTCTCCTACGGGCTGGGCATCACCAATGTGGTGGCGCGGGCCTCCGCCCGGGCCGACGAGCTGACCGCCGAGGAGTACCGCGAGGGCGGACGGCTGCTGACCCTGAAGGTCGCCCGGCTGCGACCGCGTTGGCTGGCCGTCCTCGGCGTGACCGCCTACCGGACCGCGTTCGACGACCGCACGGCACAGGTGGGCCCCCAGCCCCGGCCCCTCGGTGACACCCGGGTGTGGGTGCTGCCCAATCCGAGCGGGCTGAACGCGCACTGGACACCGACGACGCTCGCGGAGGAGTTCGGCCGGCTGCGCGAGGCCGCGACGCGGGAGTGA
- a CDS encoding ROK family protein, producing MGRLTGGDPSLLRRINSAVVLHALRATDCATLTEITRVTGLSRPTVEGVVEGLIGAGLVVEAAAEEGAARRQGRPARRYRFRAEAGHLLGLDVGAHRVTAVLADLDGRELGTLSKDISETAPADERLERLRITVAELLRRAGVARDSLRAVGVASPGIVEADGTVRLGTALPGWTGLKLGDRLSRSFKCPVLVENDANAAAVGEHWKGAAAESDDVVFVLAGLSPGAGALIGGRLHRGFGGAAGEIGALHLLGREATPETLLSTTGRPLHPLDEQAVAEVFALAREGDASAREAVERFLRRLVHDVAALALALDPELVVIGGWAAGLDGVLEPLRRELARYCLRPPKVALSEVGEAVVATGALRLALDHVEEQLFAVEGTVTSRH from the coding sequence TTGGGGCGGCTCACCGGCGGGGACCCCTCGCTGCTGCGAAGGATCAATTCCGCGGTGGTGCTGCACGCGTTGCGTGCCACCGACTGCGCGACCCTCACCGAGATCACCCGGGTGACGGGGCTGTCCCGGCCGACCGTCGAGGGTGTCGTCGAAGGGCTCATCGGGGCCGGGCTGGTGGTGGAGGCGGCGGCCGAGGAGGGTGCCGCGCGCCGGCAGGGGCGGCCGGCCCGGCGTTACCGGTTCCGTGCGGAGGCCGGGCATCTGCTGGGGCTGGACGTCGGGGCACACCGGGTGACGGCGGTCCTCGCCGATCTCGACGGCCGGGAACTGGGCACGCTGTCCAAGGACATCTCCGAGACAGCGCCTGCCGACGAGCGGCTGGAACGGCTGCGCATCACCGTGGCCGAACTGCTGCGCCGGGCGGGCGTGGCCCGCGACTCGCTGCGCGCGGTCGGTGTGGCCAGCCCCGGGATCGTGGAGGCGGACGGAACGGTACGGCTGGGCACGGCGCTGCCCGGGTGGACGGGGCTGAAACTGGGTGACCGGCTCAGCCGCTCCTTCAAGTGCCCGGTGCTGGTGGAGAACGACGCGAACGCGGCCGCGGTGGGCGAGCACTGGAAGGGGGCGGCCGCCGAGTCCGACGACGTGGTGTTCGTGCTGGCGGGGCTGAGCCCCGGGGCCGGTGCGCTGATCGGAGGGCGGCTGCACCGGGGGTTCGGGGGTGCGGCCGGGGAGATCGGGGCGCTGCACCTGCTGGGGCGCGAGGCGACGCCGGAGACGCTGCTGTCGACGACGGGCCGGCCGTTGCATCCGCTGGACGAGCAGGCGGTGGCCGAGGTGTTCGCGCTGGCGCGGGAGGGGGACGCGAGTGCACGGGAGGCGGTGGAGCGGTTCCTGCGGCGGCTGGTGCACGACGTCGCCGCCCTGGCGCTGGCGCTCGACCCCGAGCTGGTCGTGATCGGGGGGTGGGCGGCCGGACTGGACGGCGTACTGGAGCCGTTGCGGCGGGAGTTGGCGCGGTACTGCCTGCGGCCGCCGAAGGTGGCGTTGTCGGAGGTGGGGGAGGCGGTGGTGGCGACGGGGGCGTTGCGGCTGGCTCTCGACCACGTCGAGGAACAACTGTTCGCGGTCGAGGGCACGGTGACGTCCCGTCACTGA
- a CDS encoding GntR family transcriptional regulator: protein MGTTQLETVPEPKYWHLKNVLTEALDSEFSVGEILPNERDLAARYGVARATLRQALEQLELEGRLQRRRGVGTTVAPPRMGVAVGSEEQTWPGEGDDAWQATDCQAAPAPPAVTELLETGRDEDVHTVRRTRVSHGRPVAAELLYVPAASVPDVSGIDAPSGAARARAVLRELHRLELEGEYRAVELGSASAEDAKELDRLPGAPVLVVTTRFYAGGRTAAVSVATYRADTCRLTFGDAGGVEIDPAPERRAS, encoded by the coding sequence GTGGGGACCACGCAGCTGGAGACGGTGCCGGAACCGAAGTACTGGCATCTCAAGAACGTGCTCACGGAAGCACTCGACTCGGAGTTCTCGGTGGGCGAGATCCTGCCGAACGAGCGTGATCTGGCGGCGCGTTACGGCGTCGCCCGGGCGACCCTGCGCCAGGCGCTGGAACAGCTCGAACTGGAGGGGAGGCTGCAGCGCCGCCGCGGTGTGGGCACGACGGTCGCGCCGCCGCGCATGGGGGTGGCCGTCGGCTCCGAGGAACAGACCTGGCCGGGCGAGGGTGACGACGCCTGGCAGGCCACGGACTGCCAGGCGGCTCCCGCGCCGCCCGCCGTGACGGAACTGCTGGAGACCGGCCGTGACGAGGACGTGCACACGGTGCGGCGCACCCGGGTCTCCCACGGCCGGCCCGTCGCCGCCGAACTGCTCTACGTGCCGGCCGCCTCCGTCCCCGACGTGTCGGGCATCGACGCCCCCTCGGGCGCGGCCCGGGCGCGTGCGGTCCTGCGCGAGCTGCACCGGCTGGAACTGGAGGGCGAGTACCGCGCGGTGGAGCTCGGCTCGGCGAGCGCGGAGGACGCGAAGGAACTCGACCGCCTGCCGGGCGCCCCGGTCCTGGTCGTCACCACGCGCTTCTACGCCGGAGGCCGGACCGCGGCGGTGTCCGTGGCGACGTACCGGGCGGACACCTGCCGGCTGACGTTCGGTGACGCGGGGGGCGTCGAGATCGACCCCGCGCCGGAACGCCGCGCGTCCTGA
- a CDS encoding alkaline phosphatase produces the protein MSQPPSPARRSVLRGALAASAAVTVPTALGVAPAFARSGRPASSWGVQAGDVTAHSGLIWARSDRPARMIVETAATESFRDPRRWHGPLIGPGTDLTGTTRLHGLPAGEQIHYRVLLADPDDPRRTGEPVTGTFRTTPAGRRRGVRFLWSGDLAGQGWGINPDLGGYRIYDAMARLDPDFFLCSGDSIYADGPISATAALPDGSVWRNVTTEEKSKVAETLAEYRGNFRYNLLDDNLRRFNAQVPSIVQWDDHEVRNNWYPGEVIADSVTAYREKHLDVLAARARRAFSEYFPISTLPPGDPNGRVYRVMRHGPLLDVFVLDMRTYRDANSPGTQATDPVGILGAEQLAWLKRELARSRAVWKVIAADMPLGLVVPDTTEGRPNFEAVAQGDPGRPLGRELQIAELLRYVKHRRITGTVWLTADVHHTSAQHYQPSRAAFTDFEPFWEFVSGPLNAGAFPASALDGTFGPERVFVKAPTASNVSPAEGYQFFGEVDIDGGSGELTVRLREQDGAVLFTQVLQPGRVGQ, from the coding sequence ATGTCACAACCGCCGTCACCGGCCCGTCGCAGCGTGCTGCGCGGCGCGCTCGCCGCGTCCGCCGCCGTCACCGTGCCCACCGCGCTCGGCGTGGCACCGGCCTTCGCCAGGTCGGGGCGCCCGGCGTCCTCCTGGGGCGTGCAGGCCGGGGACGTCACCGCGCACTCCGGGCTGATCTGGGCCCGTTCGGACCGCCCGGCGCGGATGATCGTCGAGACCGCCGCCACCGAGTCCTTCCGCGATCCGCGCAGATGGCACGGTCCGCTGATCGGACCCGGCACCGACCTCACCGGCACCACCCGGCTGCACGGACTGCCCGCCGGCGAGCAGATCCACTACCGGGTGCTGCTCGCCGACCCGGACGATCCCCGCCGTACCGGTGAGCCGGTGACCGGGACCTTCCGCACCACCCCGGCGGGCCGCCGCCGCGGAGTGCGGTTCCTCTGGTCGGGCGACCTCGCCGGACAGGGCTGGGGCATCAACCCGGACCTGGGGGGTTACCGCATCTACGACGCGATGGCCAGACTGGACCCGGACTTCTTCCTGTGCAGCGGCGACAGCATCTACGCCGACGGCCCGATCTCCGCCACCGCCGCCCTCCCCGACGGCTCCGTCTGGCGGAACGTCACCACGGAGGAGAAGTCGAAGGTCGCGGAGACGCTGGCCGAGTACCGGGGCAACTTCCGCTACAACCTGCTCGACGACAACCTGCGCCGGTTCAACGCCCAGGTGCCGTCGATCGTCCAGTGGGACGATCACGAGGTGCGCAACAACTGGTACCCGGGCGAGGTGATCGCCGACTCGGTGACCGCGTACCGGGAGAAGCACCTCGACGTGCTCGCCGCCCGCGCCCGCCGCGCGTTCAGCGAGTACTTCCCGATCTCCACGCTCCCGCCGGGCGACCCGAACGGCCGGGTGTACCGGGTGATGCGGCACGGCCCGCTGCTCGACGTGTTCGTCCTCGACATGCGCACGTACCGCGACGCCAACTCCCCCGGCACCCAGGCCACCGACCCGGTGGGCATCCTGGGGGCCGAACAACTGGCCTGGCTCAAGCGGGAGCTGGCCCGGTCGCGGGCGGTGTGGAAGGTGATCGCCGCGGACATGCCGCTCGGCCTGGTCGTCCCGGACACCACCGAGGGGCGGCCGAACTTCGAGGCGGTGGCGCAGGGCGACCCCGGCCGGCCGCTCGGACGGGAGCTGCAGATCGCGGAGCTGCTGCGGTACGTCAAGCACCGCCGGATCACCGGCACGGTGTGGCTGACGGCGGACGTGCACCACACCTCGGCGCAGCACTACCAGCCTTCCCGGGCGGCGTTCACCGACTTCGAGCCGTTCTGGGAGTTCGTCTCGGGGCCGCTCAACGCGGGGGCCTTCCCGGCGAGCGCACTGGACGGCACGTTCGGCCCCGAGCGGGTGTTCGTGAAGGCGCCCACCGCGTCGAACGTGTCGCCGGCGGAGGGCTACCAGTTCTTCGGCGAGGTCGACATCGACGGTGGCAGCGGGGAGTTGACGGTCCGGCTGCGCGAGCAGGACGGCGCGGTGCTGTTCACCCAGGTGCTGCAACCCGGACGGGTGGGACAGTGA
- a CDS encoding GNAT family N-acetyltransferase — MTPNSSHLPKTTRTRDGRPVHHWRRDLVELAALFTAVAVADAVANTVGHGPDGPMLLVCSAAGLVATAVFHVWWARRHGHAPPRTDSGARPADIAGSVERAGPSGSDAVAEAVGAATLWRMRTTVRDEPGTLAALCAALAAHRVDVLSLQTHPLAESVVDEFLLRGPAGLTTTEITRSVAGAGGTGTWIERADAHDLVDAPTRVLSLATRTALDAAELPLALRQLLGRCTIRSLPAEAPGRTGHTGRTTPVEGALEETVMRLRAPEGGVITVERPFLPFTPTEFARARALVELDARLGPRVPDGQDVLTLPGGNAITVRRADGADLAAARAMHERCSAHTLRMRYHGPVGDADRYLDHLLSPRFGRTLAARTASGRIVGLGHLLWDGDETEVALLVEDAWQRRGVGAQLLGRLVAMAVEAGCENVYAVTQASNTGMVAAMRGLGLPLDYQIEEGTLVVTARLGTAPALAHDASGAHDTTGAHGDGAARN; from the coding sequence ATGACACCGAACTCGTCGCATCTGCCGAAGACCACCCGCACACGGGACGGGCGCCCCGTCCACCACTGGCGGCGGGATCTCGTCGAACTGGCGGCACTGTTCACGGCGGTCGCCGTGGCCGACGCCGTCGCGAACACCGTCGGGCACGGGCCGGACGGGCCGATGCTGCTCGTCTGCTCCGCCGCGGGCCTGGTCGCCACGGCCGTCTTCCACGTGTGGTGGGCACGCCGGCACGGTCACGCCCCGCCCCGTACCGACAGCGGCGCCCGGCCCGCCGACATCGCCGGCAGTGTGGAACGGGCCGGACCGTCGGGGTCCGACGCGGTCGCCGAGGCCGTCGGGGCGGCCACGCTGTGGCGGATGCGGACGACGGTACGGGACGAGCCGGGCACCCTCGCGGCGCTGTGCGCCGCGCTGGCCGCCCACCGCGTCGACGTACTGAGCCTGCAGACGCACCCGCTGGCCGAGAGCGTCGTCGACGAGTTCCTGCTGCGGGGCCCCGCCGGGCTGACCACCACCGAGATCACCCGGTCCGTGGCGGGGGCCGGCGGCACCGGCACCTGGATCGAGCGGGCCGACGCCCACGATCTGGTGGACGCCCCCACCAGGGTGCTCTCCCTGGCCACCCGTACGGCCCTGGACGCGGCGGAACTCCCGCTGGCGCTGCGGCAGTTGCTGGGCCGCTGCACCATCCGCTCACTGCCCGCCGAGGCCCCCGGGCGGACCGGACACACCGGACGGACCACTCCGGTCGAGGGCGCCCTGGAGGAGACCGTCATGCGGCTGCGGGCGCCCGAGGGCGGTGTGATCACGGTGGAGCGGCCGTTCCTCCCGTTCACGCCGACCGAGTTCGCACGGGCCCGTGCCCTGGTCGAACTCGACGCACGGCTCGGCCCGCGGGTACCGGACGGACAGGACGTGCTCACCCTGCCCGGGGGTAACGCGATCACCGTGCGCCGGGCCGACGGGGCCGATCTCGCGGCGGCCCGGGCGATGCACGAGCGCTGCTCGGCGCACACCCTGCGCATGCGGTACCACGGTCCGGTGGGCGACGCCGACCGCTACCTCGACCACCTGCTCAGCCCCCGGTTCGGGCGCACACTGGCGGCGCGGACGGCGTCGGGGCGGATCGTGGGGCTCGGCCATCTGCTGTGGGACGGCGACGAGACGGAGGTCGCGCTGCTCGTCGAGGATGCCTGGCAGCGGCGGGGCGTCGGTGCTCAACTCCTCGGCCGGCTGGTGGCGATGGCGGTGGAGGCGGGCTGCGAGAACGTGTACGCGGTCACCCAGGCGTCCAACACCGGGATGGTCGCCGCGATGCGGGGACTCGGCCTGCCCCTCGACTACCAGATCGAGGAGGGCACCCTCGTGGTCACCGCCCGTCTGGGGACGGCACCGGCCCTCGCCCACGACGCCTCCGGGGCCCATGACACCACCGGGGCGCACGGCGACGGGGCCGCACGGAACTGA
- a CDS encoding PLP-dependent aspartate aminotransferase family protein translates to MDSDTRDTYDGPSPVRSPDTEAVHAGREDLAALGLHAPPIDLSTTYPSADSRGEADRIDAFAAEGAEPEGPPVYGRLGNPTVARFEQALARLEGTDSAVAFATGMAALSAVLLARGAAGLRHVVAVRPLYGCSDHLLTAGLLGSEVTWTDPAGIADALRPGTGLVMIETPANPTLAEADLRAVAHACGSVPLLVDNTFATPVLQRPAGQGARLVLHSATKYLGGHGDVMGGVVACDEESARRLRQIRFATGGVLHPLAGYLLLRGLATLPVRVRAASATAAELARRLAADPRVARVRYPRIGGAMIAFETHGDPHEVIAGVRLITPAVSLGSVDTLIQHPASISHRIVDAGDRRDAGVTDRLLRLSVGLEDVEDLWADLDGALGRAATAGEREGRIAVGRDTSR, encoded by the coding sequence ATGGACTCCGACACCCGTGACACGTACGACGGCCCCTCCCCCGTCCGGTCCCCGGACACCGAGGCGGTGCACGCCGGGCGGGAGGATCTCGCCGCCCTGGGGCTGCACGCCCCGCCGATCGACCTGTCCACCACCTACCCCAGCGCCGACAGCAGGGGCGAGGCGGACCGCATCGACGCCTTCGCCGCCGAGGGCGCGGAGCCGGAGGGGCCACCGGTGTACGGGCGGCTCGGCAACCCCACCGTCGCCCGGTTCGAGCAGGCGCTCGCCCGGCTGGAGGGGACCGACAGCGCCGTCGCGTTCGCCACCGGGATGGCCGCGCTCAGCGCCGTCCTGCTGGCCCGCGGCGCGGCCGGGCTGCGGCACGTCGTCGCCGTACGGCCGCTGTACGGCTGCAGCGACCACCTGCTCACCGCCGGGCTGCTCGGCTCCGAGGTGACCTGGACCGACCCGGCCGGCATCGCGGACGCGCTGCGCCCCGGCACCGGGCTGGTGATGATCGAGACCCCGGCCAACCCGACGCTCGCCGAGGCCGACCTGCGGGCCGTCGCCCACGCGTGCGGTTCGGTGCCGCTGCTCGTCGACAACACCTTCGCCACGCCCGTGCTCCAGCGGCCCGCCGGGCAGGGGGCGCGGCTGGTGCTGCACAGCGCGACCAAGTACCTCGGCGGGCACGGCGACGTGATGGGCGGGGTGGTCGCCTGCGACGAGGAGTCCGCCCGGCGGCTGCGGCAGATCCGGTTCGCCACCGGAGGCGTCCTGCATCCCCTGGCCGGTTATCTGCTGCTGCGGGGTCTCGCCACGCTCCCGGTACGGGTGCGGGCGGCCTCCGCCACCGCCGCGGAACTGGCCCGCCGGCTCGCCGCCGACCCGCGCGTGGCCCGGGTCCGCTACCCGCGGATCGGCGGTGCCATGATCGCCTTCGAGACGCACGGCGACCCGCACGAGGTGATCGCCGGGGTCCGGCTGATCACCCCCGCGGTGAGCCTGGGCAGCGTGGACACCCTGATCCAGCACCCGGCGTCGATCAGCCACCGCATCGTCGACGCGGGGGACCGCCGGGACGCCGGCGTCACCGACCGGCTGCTGCGGCTGTCGGTCGGTCTGGAGGACGTCGAGGACCTGTGGGCCGACCTTGACGGGGCGCTGGGCCGCGCGGCGACGGCGGGGGAGCGGGAGGGGCGGATCGCGGTCGGCCGCGACACCTCGCGGTGA
- a CDS encoding Lrp/AsnC family transcriptional regulator: MSASVVLDPVDLHLLRLLQNDARATYRDLAAQVGVAPSTCLDRVNRLRRSGVIVGHRLRLDAAKLGRGLQALLSVQVRPHRRELVGPFVERIRALPEALTVFHLTGPDDYLVHVAVADMADLQRLVLDEFTARREVARVETRLIFQQWECGPLLPPGPEEHRGTSARE; this comes from the coding sequence ATGTCCGCATCCGTCGTACTGGATCCGGTGGACCTCCATCTGCTGCGCCTGCTGCAGAACGACGCCCGGGCCACCTACCGGGACCTCGCCGCCCAGGTCGGGGTGGCGCCGTCGACCTGTCTGGACCGGGTGAACCGGCTCCGCCGCTCGGGGGTGATCGTCGGTCATCGGCTGCGGCTGGACGCCGCCAAGCTGGGGCGCGGGCTGCAGGCACTGCTGTCCGTCCAGGTCAGGCCGCACCGACGGGAGCTGGTGGGGCCGTTCGTGGAGCGGATCCGGGCCCTGCCGGAGGCGCTGACGGTCTTTCACCTCACCGGGCCCGACGACTACCTCGTGCATGTCGCCGTCGCGGACATGGCCGATCTGCAGCGGCTGGTCCTGGACGAGTTCACGGCGCGCCGTGAGGTGGCCCGGGTGGAGACCCGGCTGATCTTCCAGCAGTGGGAGTGCGGGCCGCTCCTGCCGCCGGGGCCGGAAGAACACCGGGGTACCTCCGCACGGGAGTGA
- a CDS encoding DUF885 domain-containing protein, translating into MSDTNSQLPRQVADAYVDALVALDPLTGTYLGVKESSGRLPDFSPAGQEAVARLARETLAKLDEAERLPGADSDIERRCARLLRERLTAELAVHEADEGLRAVSNIHSPVHALRDVFPLTPTATEEDWAAVAERLRTVPAAFAGYRESLALGLERKLYGGPRPTATFVGQLTEWADTGAGRGWFEDFAAARPESLPASLREELDTAARGATAAVGTLRDWMRDVYAPTVEGAPDTVGRERYARWVRYFNGTDLDLDEAYAYGWSEFHRLLGEMRQEAEKVLPGAETPWVALAHLDAHGTHIEGVEEVRVWLQGLMDEAIEALDGTHFELAERVRRVESRIAPAGSAAAPYYTAPSADFSRPGRTWLPTMGQTRFPVYDLVSTWYHEGVPGHHLQLAQWAHVAEDLSRYQATIGGVSANMEGWALYAERLMDELGFLTDAERRLGYLDAQMMRAARVIVDIGMHLELDIPADSPFHPGERWTPELAQEFFGAHSSRPADFVESELTRYLSMPGQAIGYKLGERAWLLGREAARKRRGDAFDAKAWHMAALSQGALGLDDLVDELSRL; encoded by the coding sequence ATGTCTGACACCAACAGCCAGCTGCCCCGTCAGGTCGCCGACGCCTACGTCGACGCCCTCGTCGCACTCGATCCCCTCACCGGCACCTACCTCGGCGTGAAGGAGAGTTCGGGCAGACTCCCCGACTTCTCCCCCGCGGGGCAGGAGGCCGTCGCACGGCTGGCGCGGGAGACCCTCGCGAAGCTCGACGAGGCGGAGCGCCTGCCGGGCGCGGACAGTGACATCGAGCGTCGGTGCGCGCGTCTGCTGCGCGAGCGGCTCACGGCCGAACTCGCCGTGCACGAGGCCGACGAGGGCCTGCGCGCGGTCAGCAACATCCACTCCCCCGTCCACGCACTGCGCGACGTCTTCCCGTTGACGCCGACCGCGACCGAGGAGGACTGGGCGGCGGTCGCCGAGCGGCTGCGCACGGTCCCGGCCGCGTTCGCCGGCTACCGCGAGTCCCTCGCGCTCGGCCTGGAGCGCAAGCTGTACGGCGGCCCGCGCCCGACCGCGACCTTCGTCGGACAGCTCACCGAGTGGGCGGACACCGGTGCGGGGCGCGGCTGGTTCGAGGACTTCGCGGCCGCGCGGCCCGAGTCTCTGCCCGCGTCGCTGCGCGAGGAGCTGGACACGGCGGCGCGCGGGGCGACCGCGGCCGTCGGCACGCTGCGCGACTGGATGCGGGACGTGTACGCGCCCACCGTCGAGGGCGCTCCCGACACGGTGGGCCGGGAGCGGTACGCGCGCTGGGTGCGCTACTTCAACGGCACCGACCTGGATCTGGACGAGGCGTACGCGTACGGCTGGTCGGAGTTCCACCGGCTGCTCGGCGAGATGCGGCAGGAGGCCGAGAAGGTCCTGCCCGGTGCCGAGACCCCCTGGGTGGCGCTGGCCCACCTGGACGCGCACGGCACGCACATCGAGGGCGTGGAGGAGGTGCGGGTCTGGCTGCAGGGTCTGATGGACGAGGCGATCGAGGCGCTGGACGGCACCCACTTCGAACTGGCCGAGCGGGTGCGCCGGGTGGAGTCCCGCATCGCCCCGGCCGGGAGCGCGGCGGCCCCTTACTACACCGCGCCGTCCGCCGACTTCTCCCGGCCCGGGCGGACGTGGCTGCCGACGATGGGGCAGACCCGGTTCCCCGTCTACGACCTGGTCTCCACCTGGTACCACGAGGGGGTGCCGGGCCATCACCTCCAGCTCGCCCAGTGGGCGCACGTCGCCGAGGACCTCTCGCGCTACCAGGCGACCATCGGCGGGGTGAGCGCCAACATGGAGGGGTGGGCGCTGTACGCGGAGCGGCTGATGGACGAGCTGGGGTTCCTCACCGACGCCGAGCGGCGGCTGGGGTACCTGGACGCGCAGATGATGCGGGCGGCGCGGGTCATCGTCGACATCGGCATGCACCTGGAGCTGGACATCCCGGCGGACTCGCCGTTCCACCCGGGTGAGCGGTGGACGCCGGAGCTGGCACAGGAGTTCTTCGGCGCGCACAGCAGCCGGCCGGCGGATTTCGTGGAGAGCGAGCTGACGCGGTACCTGTCGATGCCGGGGCAGGCGATCGGGTACAAGCTGGGCGAGCGGGCGTGGCTGCTGGGGCGGGAGGCGGCGCGGAAGCGGCGCGGGGACGCCTTCGATGCGAAGGCGTGGCACATGGCCGCGTTGTCCCAGGGGGCGCTGGGGCTCGACGATCTGGTGGACGAGTTGTCGCGGTTGTGA